Proteins from a genomic interval of Euleptes europaea isolate rEulEur1 chromosome 18, rEulEur1.hap1, whole genome shotgun sequence:
- the ODAD1 gene encoding outer dynein arm-docking complex subunit 1: protein MPFYKSAPSLRSESSDVDLDALAESELAKLQRQFRLLEGDRHAYALESRETIRRQMLEVKRLENENEQLLRRQAVAESRYTRQRERDQANSLRAMLGRRDDVEEEIMQEKKRIALLDREIQSWVKRLTVQTKEVGNGHLIQKQKAQLRKRVQTLENQLDRATTQFNCQLVVNSQLREDLEALQLGHDSFEQLYKNREKELLDTRRNVGAMISTSSAAYDARDEAQNRMSQLQDKTRKDLKQYEFELKELTRILEHDRRVDEFVTIKLQERKLTEEALKAKEKQEQDRKRRGPDEELLDSYQEACEKLMDLTGTSSLDDVLDKFAAEEERNFAEFNYVNEQNNHMEQIREQIAELNHEIERVQAQGARARTEMQSRLREVEVQLEAAVNEAKRLEVLLKAQTKIWEMFKSEIESLFRKLQCDSSVLDKVLGGSRAARNENITVYLGVIEQRINQFLAMLAYSKAEEQDKPYDTLETVQLVLGQMPVIPNRRFSVRPPTASSGQDATPEDDHRPLTHTELREKILKEVLSKAGTLFQRTPVQPEIGSVRVQAGGHKKPQHAS, encoded by the exons atgCCGTTCTACAAATCTGCCCCCAGCCTCCGCTCAGAAAGCAGCGATGTCGACTTGGATGCCCTTG CTGAAAGCGAGTTGGCCAAACTCCAGCGCCAGTTCCGCCTCTTGGAAGGGGACCGTCACGCCTACGCCTTGGAATCCAGGGAAACCATTCGCAGGCAGAT GCTGGAGGTAAAGCGCCTGGAGAATGAGAACGAGCAgctcctgcgcaggcaggccgtGGCCGAGAGCCGCTACACCCGGCAGCGAGAGAGAGATCAAGCCAACAGCCTGCGTGCCATGTTGGGGCGCCGGGATGACGTGGAGGAGGAGATAATGCAAGAGAAGAagagaatagccctgctggatcgagAG ATCCAAAGCTGGGTGAAGCGTTTGACAGTCCAGACCAAGGAAGTGGGCAATGGACACTTGATCCAAAAACAGAAGGCCCAACTACGGAAGAGGGTACAGACGTTGGAGAACCAGTTagacagg GCCACCACGCAATTCAATTGTCAGCTTGTAGTCAACTCACAGCTTCGCGAAGATCTAGAAGCTCTCCAGCTTGGGCACGATAGCTTTGAACAGCTTTACAAAAATCGAGAGAAG GAGCTCCTGGATACCCGCAGGAACGTTGGGGCCATGATCAGCACTTCCTCAGCAGCCTACGATGCAAG GGATGAGGCGCAGAACCGCATGAGCCAGCTGCAGGACAAGACACGGAAGGACCTCAAACAGTACGAATTTGAGCTGAAAGAATTAACCCGCATCCTGGAACACGACCGCCGCGTGGATGAATTCGTCACCATCAAACTGCAGGAGCGGAAGCTCACTGAGGAGGCGTTGAAGGCCAAGGAaaaacaag AGCAAGACCGCAAACGGCGAGGGCCCGACGAAGAGCTGCTTGACTCTTACCAAGAGGCCTGTGAGAAGCTGATGGACCTTACTGGCACGAGTTCCCTGGATGATGTGCTGGATAAGTTCGCTGCAG AGGAGGAGCGGAACTTTGCTGAGTTCAACTACGTCAACGAACAAAACAACCACATGGAACAGATCCGGGAACAAATCGCTGAG CTCAATCATGAGATAGAGAGGGTCCAGGCACAGGGGGCCCGGGCACGAACGGAGATGCAGTCACGCTTAAGGGAAGTCGAAGTTCAGCTGGAGGCAGCTGTGAACGAGGCGAAACGGCTCGAGGTTCTGCTGAAGGCCCAGACCAAGATTTGGGAGATGTTCAAAAGCG AAATCGAGTCTCTCTTTAGGAAGCTGCAGTGCGACTCCTCGGTGCTGGATAAAGTGCTGGGGGGGTCGAGAGCCGCGCGGAATGAGAACATCACGGTCTACCTGGGCGTGATCGAGCAAAGGATCAACCAATTTTTGGCTATGCTTGCCTACAGTAAGGCTGAG GAACAAGACAAGCCTTACGACACCTTGGAGACGGTCCAGTTGGTTCTGGGGCAGATGCCTGTGATTCCAAATCGCCGGTTCAGCGTCCGGCCGCCCACTGCCTC ATCAGGCCAGGACGCAACCCCTGAAGATGACCACAGACCCTTGACTCACACAGAGCTCAGAGAAAAAATCCTGAAGGAA GTCCTGAGCAAGGCAGGAACACTTTTCCAAAGGACACCCGTGCAACCTGAAATAGGCAGTGTCCGGGTTCAGGCAGGCGGACATAAGAAACCACAGCATGCCTCTTGA